CGTTAACAACTAAACAGAAACATAAATAAAAGAACACAagggattgttaacccagtttggtgaacatcacctacgtctggaggataccaatccaggagtcaattcactatcaaataatagctctcaggtctcatgaaagtccctcctatacctaagtactcccccttagtatagagtcTCTTTtatgtctaccactattacacaagtgaatctagcttagcccttctcctctaagttatgagaaaactttctctaacccctaatgaccactgccacagcgatcaagacttgtttatcaataaacaaggttgatgagattacaactcaactaaacaaatcaaCTCAGTACTGTGATGAACACgaaagcactaagttggtacaaaaCTCACAAGAAGGACTCACACAATAAACCCTAGGGATGAAAACAACACGCTCAAAATCCTTGCGCAGCTAGGGTTACAAAACTTGAATAAATAGACATCCAGCGTAGAGACTTGGGTCTTGGATGGGCTTGATGTCTTGAGCCCATAACACATCTTCTGGAAAACGAATCTTCAGGGAATCATATCTTTCCAAAATCAAATCTGAACCAATTAAAAAAACAgaacatatctcttatttcaAACTTGGTTCATACGCTAACAACTTGTAACAACCTCAAGGTTAGCACACGCGATCATAACTGAATTCTTAAGCTTCAACAAAACGCACAGCTTCACTTAAGTCTTCTTGAACGCACAAACAACAATCAAACGTAACACAGAACCTTCAGCGTTTGATTGCACAATCTTGTAGAGACCACATGTTGCATCATCTGGTCGCACAATAATGTGTTGagacaaaatgcagccaattCACACATCACAAACACAAGAACAACACTTTAGTTTCAAAAATCTCGTGAGAATATAGTGTGGTCTGGGGATAGGAATACCTCCTATTTTCATACTCATACAAGTGGTTATaaggagaaagaggaaaaaggtACACCACTTGAAGCTGAGTGGCGGTTCTTGGTTCTCTGACAATGATTTCTAAATAATGAGGTCCAATCTTATTTCCAAATCTTGTTTTCAAAGTATCCTAGGGTGGTTGGTGTGGATTTCACCATGACAATATCCCTAATCTTTCTACGGAGGCTCAAACTATTTTGGCTCAACCTATGATTAAAGAAGAGGTTCACAAAGCTCTAGTGTCCATTAAATATTTCAACGCTCTAGGCCCAGATGGCTTCCAACTCTTCTTCTTCCTAAAGTATTGGGATCTTATGGGTGACAATTTTTGGAAGGTGGTGCGTGATGCTTTTTCTTTGGGGAAAGTAGATGTGACATATAAAttgattaagaagttgattgtgAATATACTTAGGCCTTTCCAAAACCGCTTTATTAGGCTTAtacaaaaacaattttaggtCGGGTAGAGGTACTATGGACAATGCTTTCCTTGCACAAGAAATTGTTCACTACATGGGCACATCTTCTAAAAACGGGATTTGggcatttgaatttttttagaaaaagcttATGATAGTGTATCATGGTCTTTCTTGAAAACGAATTTAGATTTGTTTGGCTTCCCCAACACGGTTATTGAGCTTATTATATGTTGCGTCAGCTCTTCTAAGTAGTATATTTTGTGGAATGATGTTCGACTTAGCCTCTCCATCCGAGGAGAGGTCTTAGACAATGTGATCCAATGTCTCCCTATCTCTTTATGCTATGTATGACGACTTTTTGTTCGCATTCAACATTTGGTGGATTCTGATAGATGGATACCCATTCTGGTTTTCCCATCGGATCTGCCCATATCCTATTTATTTTTTGCTGATGATGTACTTTTTTTCTTCCAGGCCATGGGATCACACAGCATCTTGTTGCCgaatatttgaaaaaaatgtgTGATACCTCTTTGCTGAAGATTTATATTAATAAGTTGAAGTTATTCACTTCCAAGGGAATGCAGAAAGAGTGCGTAATGATATTAGGAGTATTTTACTTATTGCCTTTGTGTGTGATCTTGGTAAATACCTTGACTTTCATCTCAAAGGTGTCAGAATGaccattaataattttaattatttgctGGAGAATATTCAACAGAAGTTGGCATCTTGAAAAACAAATATGCTGAATTTTTTAGGTATAATTATTCTAGCTAACTTCATTATTGCTTCTGTCCCCACTTACACCATGCATGTTTTCTAGTCGTCTGTCAATCTCTAAAATCAGATTCTAAGGAACTTTATATGGGCCAAGGACATTGGGTGTCGGGGTTGGCATCTTGTTAATTAGAGCACGATTTCTCATGAAAAAAAGAATGGAGGTATGGGCATGAATGATATGAGTTCCTTCAACCCTTCTTTTCTTGGGAAAGAAGTGTGGCATCTTTTGAAAATATCAAACAAGCTTTAGATGCAAGAATTTGATCATAAATATTTAGCATGTTCATCTATTTTGAATGTGATGCATCAGTCAAACGCACCTCCAGTTTGAAAAGTCATCATCAAGGCATGTGATTGTCTAAAGCACATATTTAAATTCAGTTTGGGGACCAGGAATTGTTCGTTATAGTATAGTGACTGGAGTGGCACCGATGTACATTCCCTGAAACTCCCTTTCATTAACATCTCAAACACATATTTATATCTTCGCGACCTCGTTCAGGATAACTAGTGGTTGTTGGATCAGGTTCACACATTTTGTGGCATGACATGCTTGATCTTTTTGCCAATGTGACTCCTAGAGTTGACCACGACAATGAGGATCGTTGGACCTGGAACGAGAGTGACCAGGGTTGCTAAATTTGTTCAGGATATGTATGCTTGGTTGAACACTCAAACCCATGATGTTCTAGTAAATAATTGTTGGGTTTGAATATAGAAACTAAAACTTGCCAAGAAAGTGAGATTCTTTGTCTAGATTATCATGCATAATTCGGTCCAGTGCTCTCAAAATTGAGAAGATGGTCTCCACTACCTTAGGGACTGCCCACACTCCAATGAGATGTGGCTTAGGATTGGTTCTTCTTTCCTCGGGTAATTTTCTTCAGAAACATCTCAGTTTGAGGGTGAGTTCATGTGCTCGTGGTCAGCATGCTATTTAAGTAATGTGCTCGTGTCATAATAATATGATTTTTGAGCAACATCGTTGGCCGCTAAAGGTGGCTTGGCAAAACATTTGTCATGATCATGATGAGATTATTAGGTACATTCAAAATCAGAATCTTGATGATAAGGTATCTTGGCTGATAATTTAGACTCCCCTGCCAGAAGATTTTGTGAATCTCAACATGGATGGGAGCTTCATGGAGGTAGAAAACTACATGGGTGGTGGTCTTATTCGTAACATTCTTGGTAAGTGGCTTGTGGGGTTTATGAGCTATGCGTAGAAGGAAAACCGTTTCTTAGCTGAAACTTGTGCCCTCTGTGTGTGGCTCACTCTTGCTTGGAGTCATGGTTTCAAAAAGATCATCATGGCGTTGACTATGCAGATTTGATCTCAATTCTGGAGGATGAGGGAGAGCTCTAAACTCGACTCAACTTCTACGATTCTTGTTTATGTCTAAGATGAACCTCCCAGCTCCTGCAAAGAAGAAGGTGTAGGTCTTGAAGGTCGCTAGCAAGGACGTGGAAAAGGTTCTCTCCACCAAGCACCTTCACGAGACCTGAACAGTCAAACTCACAATAAAGCCTCCTCATATTTCTGTCCCATAATAGTTGGAGCCCTAACTTCAACGCAAGAATTTCAGCAGTCATTGAATGACCCCTGGCAAACCCGCAGAGAAACCAAACATCCAGGTTCCCCTTGAATCGCGCACTACTCCTCCCATCCCCATGCGGTTATGAACATGGTTGTAGGCCAAATCCACTGTAAGGGAGTAATAACCACCAGGGCGAGTTTGCAAGCAAGGTTCCACAAATTGCACCTATTCCAGCACCCAATAATTGACAGTGATCTCATTCCTCATTCCTTATCCAGTTATACATGAAATCAACACGCCATTTCCCTTCTCCAAACACCATTTCATTACGCCAACGCAAGAGGCTCCATAAAGCTGCAATGAAAAGGGAGATTCGTTCCCCTCTGATATGTGAGCGATCCATATGCGAATCTCTTGGGCACCAAACTGGGGCCAAGCTAAAGCATTGAACCTCCGCCATATCTTCTGAGAATGACGACAGTCTCGAAGACAATGGAACATGTCCTCTATTGGATGTGAGCATTGAGAGCACGCGGGGGAAACAACGAGGTGACGCGCAAACCTCCGCTCATTCACCTGATTGCATTATGCAACACCGGCCAAATAAAAACATGCCCCTTCTCTGGTGCTTTAATCTTCCAAACCCGTTTCCAATCATCCACTAACGGATCCTTTCTACCGCAATCACAGAGCCACGCATAACTCGCAGTAGCAGAGTATACCCCTGAGGGATTAGAGTTCCACGACCAGCAATCTCGAAGTTGTGTATTTACCCTCGTTCTCATCGACGGGAGAACCCAGGCAAAATTCACATTTGAccttttttaaaaagttaatttaGACGTAGGTTGAAAGAGCTTATGTGAACTTATATTCTAATATAAACATTTGTTtaagtgtttaaaaaaatttatctaAATAGTTTATGATTTACGTATGAGCTGTTTGAAGCTTATTTTTCATAAGCTGTTAAAGATTAGTTTACAAATAAAAGCTTAAATAAGCTCTTCCGTTAAGGGCTTATATACCTGCTAACTTCACTTCTGTTCAAAATCCTCAAACCCTCTTTTTATTCCTAAATGTACAGATTGTTCGATTCACAATACGGAACGGGTAGTGGTAACGGTAATTTCAATTTTTGCTTTTGAGCTTGCTTGAGAATAAGGGGAAAGTCACTGGGCAAGGTTTCATGGAGGCCAAGTAAGTGTCCTCGCCTATGATAACTTTCTGAAGGAGGCCTAacttaacccaaaagctagctcaagagttaaggtttgcacaaccatatatacgcaattgcttggccacatctctagccaatgtgggactctaacacaccccctcacgtccagtgtagaacatctggagcgtggaatgaaacgggtggcccaaatatgggagatctccacaaatggatctaggataggggcccaggcccatggtcaaacaaccatcagctctgataccatgaaggaggcctaacttaacccaaaagctagctcaagagttaaggtttgcacaaccatatataagcaattgcttggccacatctctagccaatgtgggactctaacactTTCTGTTTGCTTGCAATATGAGATTTATGGAAAAGCATTTTTACATTGTATTCTTTGTGGTGGCAAAATGTTCTTGAATAATTGCCACAAAATGGTGACATTAAGGTGCCAACATGATATGCCCACATATATGATAGACTAAAGTTACTGCATAACTTACCAGAAAAATAGTGTAAGAGGAAGTGTTGTTTAGTGGCTGAATTATTTTGTATTTCTCTTGTTATTTTCTACATCTCGTACATATGAAATTAAAGAATGCTGCGTGATCGTTACAATTGCCAAAGAGTCACAATTATTCACCTAATGTCCACTTAATCACTCCAGTAAGCACTAAGTATCTCCATTAACATCAATAAAATCACTCTTCACTAATTAAACATTATTCAACAATGATATTCTAGTATTCCATTTTACCAGGAAAAGCAATTCTAGTTTTCCATGTCAATGATTGTCCTTAAACTTTGCCCCTTAATCATGTAATCAAATGCCTTATTGATTTCTGAGAGAGGAACTCTGTGAGTTATGAACTTATCCAGCTCCAATTTCTGAAGAAAACAAGTAAAGCAAAGGGATATGAGAGTATGAGTTAGCTACATAATTGGATTGCTTGTTGCCTCATACAAATCTATGGCAGTAGAGAGAATCTGAAATTGCACTTACATTGCTCATGAACAAATCTACCACTGATGGAAGCCCTGTCTTAGGCTTGTAGTCCCCAAAGGCAGTACCTGTAAGTGTCTTTCCATCAAGGAAACTATAAGGACTAGTTTTGAAAACTGTATCCCTGCTAGGCACTCCAACAAGGATAGCAAGACCCCATCCCTGCATTGTTCAAATTCTGAAATGTGATTAGCaaagaaatataatttttttcatccaATGAATCAGGGAACTAACTAGTTGGAAACCATACATCATGAACAGAATCTAAAGCAGACATCATGGCATTGACGTTTCCAGTGCATTCTACGCTCCTATCAACACCACCATTTGTCATCTCTTTGAGGACCTAGAGATAGTAACAAATGTTTAGCATGCATGAGACAATATTGTGATCAAAGGGTCTAAATTTAGAAATTTGCAAAGAATACTTCTACCTCGTCAATTGGTTTTTCATGGTCTTTTGGATTTACAAAGTCAGTTAGTCCGAATTTCTTTGCTGGCATTGAGAGATATGCAAGAAAGAAATTGAATTAATCAGATCACTAGTTTCTTTTGCTTCATAAGAGCCAACTTTTTAATGGATGGCATAGTATATTCTTGTCAGTCGTGATTACCTTCCTTATATCTGTCAGGATTCAAGTCAACCCCAATAATCTTGGATGCCCCAGCAATTCGTGCACCTTCAACTGCCTGATAATATAACCACATGTAGGGAGTTCTATAAATGGCATTATTAGTTCAATAAAaccttaaaaaaaatctaaagaaGTTAGATAGTTACAGCTAACCCAACAGCTCCAAGCCCAAATATTGCAATGGAAGAGCCCTTCTTTGGTTTAGCAACATTCAGAACTGCTCCTAATCCTGGAATTTGAAATTTGTTATTATTATGTGAGAAATGTCTTCTATTTGCACACACAGACATATGAGATTGTATCATATCAGAAAACTTTTCTTATGTGAGAAATCTTAGAATttgagttaggcctaactctaccccaaaagttagctcatgGTTGAGGATTGTTCTACCTCAAGACATgcctagtcaatgtgagacatTAACACGCCCCTCACTCACGCCCACAACTGGACATCTAAAGGGTGAAGTTTGTAGAACTAGACATGAAGTGACTCATTTATGGGTGGTGTATACAGAACATGCTTGGATACCATCTTACAATTCaagttaggcctaactctaccccaaaagaatTGAGTTAGGTCTAACACGAATTCTAAGAAGAGAGGTAAATCTTAACTACTAGGTGGATGTCTAAATTGTAAGAACCTGTTGAGATGCCACAACTGAGGATGCAAACTTTGTCAAGAGGAGCAGTGGGATCGATCTTTACAACACAGCCAGAATGAGCAACCGTGTACTGGCTAAAAGTAGATGTGCCAACAAAGTGGCTTACGGGCTTGCCGTTAATGGAGAACCTGGACTTGCCATCACTGATCATGACTTCTCGTACTGGATCTATTCTCAGCAAATCACACATGTTGCTATCCTCTGACTTGCAATGTGGGCATTCCCCACACTCTCCCATGAACACTGGAAGCACATGATCCCCTGGCTTCAGGTCTGATACACCATGACCTACACTCTCCACAACACTGGCAAAAACTCCACAATGAGTTATCAGTAGTTTCCAtgatatataatttatatatatgttgatatatagcACAAGTCATGTGTTCATTTACAATAATACTTCATATAAAGATCAATTAATCCATTAAGACATTACAACTTACCCTGATGCTTCATGGCCAAATATGCGTGGAAACATTGGCGGCATACCCTGAAAGCATAGATTAATAAGGGAAGTTAATAAACAAATTAGGTACAGAAGGTAAGATATTAAACTGACAATTCTATGAACAAAAAAGTTTGATCACCATTGTCCATTGTCCATACGGTGGTCCTCAAAGTTTAAGACAATCAGTGGCTAAAAAAATTGCTTAATTTTACAATTAGAACATcactaatttttaaaattgcgACTACAGTTCCATATGAAATCACAAGTTGTTGATTAGCTTAGAAACCAGAGATGAAATTGTTTCCTTATATAATTTCTAGTTAATTAGCCGCCATTTACTACCCAGTGAGCTAGTGCATGATTATACCACCCAATGAGCTAGTAGTGCATGATTACAGCATGTT
This portion of the Lotus japonicus ecotype B-129 chromosome 3, LjGifu_v1.2 genome encodes:
- the LOC130709462 gene encoding alcohol dehydrogenase 1-like, whose amino-acid sequence is MYSLGKLRGAFQYLHLQNNALLQSFVLTSNMSSTAGKAITCKAAVAWEAGKPLKIENVEVAPPQEKEVRIKVKYSSLCHTDLHFWEAKGMPPMFPRIFGHEASGVVESVGHGVSDLKPGDHVLPVFMGECGECPHCKSEDSNMCDLLRIDPVREVMISDGKSRFSINGKPVSHFVGTSTFSQYTVAHSGCVVKIDPTAPLDKVCILSCGISTGLGAVLNVAKPKKGSSIAIFGLGAVGLAAVEGARIAGASKIIGVDLNPDRYKEAKKFGLTDFVNPKDHEKPIDEVLKEMTNGGVDRSVECTGNVNAMMSALDSVHDGWGLAILVGVPSRDTVFKTSPYSFLDGKTLTGTAFGDYKPKTGLPSVVDLFMSNKLELDKFITHRVPLSEINKAFDYMIKGQSLRTIIDMEN